Genomic segment of Phycisphaerales bacterium AB-hyl4:
CCCGGCAGCGCGATTACGTGCTTGGCCGATTCAGCCCCGATCAGCTCGACCGCCTCGACCCGGCGATGGACAAAGCCTGCGACGCGATCGAGTGCTGGATTCGCGATGGGCTGGAAAAGGCCATGAGCCTGCATAACGCCAGCGACTGACCTTTTTTCAGCTGTATCCCATTCAATTCAACCGGTGGATGGCCCCGTGCTGTATTTGCGGGGTATCGCTTCCCCGGGGTTGTCCAGTCATTACTCGACTGCGGTCCATGATCGAATGGCGATCTTTTCGCTGCGCCCGATAATCCGCGAACTGGAAAACACCCTCCAAAACGTGATCAATGCTGATTTTGCTCTTTATCGCCGATTGGACAGAGAGATATTGACGTTCGCCTTCCTTTCGGTTAACGTATACCGAACAAGTGTCGGGGAAAGTTTAAAGCGCCCGGCCATGGAACGTCGAAAGTAGAGCGGACACACGATGCGAGACCCCAATATGTGGGGGATCGCCAGTGAATCGACTACTACCGAGAGGACGACTTCGATGGCTATTCCGCTTGTCATGCTCGGACCCGGCGGCGATTACCAGACCCGCTACCAGATCAAGGGGCAGGGGCTGATCCGCCAAGCCGCGGCGACGTTGGAGCAGCAGCCCGACACTGAGACGGCCGGCTCAATGGCGGGTTGGGACCGTCTGCCGCGTCGCGGCGGGCAGGGTGACGCCGGTGATGACGCCGGGCAGGGCAGCTCGCGGTGGAGTGAGTCGGACTGCTTCGAGCACGCGTCGGCTCAGGCCGGGGCGGGCACGTATGACGCCGCCGGCCGAATCCGTGAAGCGGCGGCGGGCAAGGCGATGCACGCGGCGTTGCTCGCCTGGCTGGGTGAACAGGGGCGTGCGTTGGCCGACCAGCTCGAGCTGGTGCACCGTCTGCGGCGGGAGATGGTGGTGGCGGTGTGGCGGAAGGCGTCGCCGACGGTTGGCGACAAGGCCGCGACCGATAGTGTTTCCGGTGGATCGATCGACAAGCTGGTGAAGGAGCAAGACCATGAATCTAACCCCCAAGCAACTGCACATTCTCACACGCATCCGCGACATTCGGCTGGCCCGCGGGTACTCGCCGACGATGCAGGAACTCGCCGACGAGCTCGGGGTGAGCAAGGTCACCGTCTTCGAACACGTCGAGGCGCTCATCAAAAAAGGGGCTTTGGTTCGCCAGCCCAACAAGGCTCGCTCTTTGGAGGTTAGCCCCGAAGTCGAGCTGCCCGACGAAACACGCTCGACGCGGCTGCCGCTGGTCGGCTCCATCGCCGCCGGCTCACCGATCGAAGCCGTGGAAGACCGTGAGCACCTCGATCTCGAAACGATCTTCACACCCCCGGGCACGAGTCCGCGAAACACATTCGTCCTCCGCGTGCGCGGCGACTCGATGATCGACGAACAG
This window contains:
- the lexA gene encoding transcriptional repressor LexA encodes the protein MNLTPKQLHILTRIRDIRLARGYSPTMQELADELGVSKVTVFEHVEALIKKGALVRQPNKARSLEVSPEVELPDETRSTRLPLVGSIAAGSPIEAVEDREHLDLETIFTPPGTSPRNTFVLRVRGDSMIDEQIRDGDYVVCEKASQARNGQTVVALLDTGEATLKKLYREKDGRVRLQPANEAYEPMWIEPDRVQIQGILIGVVRTY